From one Bombus affinis isolate iyBomAffi1 chromosome 9, iyBomAffi1.2, whole genome shotgun sequence genomic stretch:
- the LOC126920666 gene encoding serine/threonine-protein kinase ICK isoform X1: MKMNRYITLNQLGDGTFGSVVLGERIDTGEKVAIKRMKRKYYSWEEAMNLREVKSLKKLSHANVVKLKEVIRENDVLYFVFEYMKENLYQLMKDRDKLFPEPVIKNIVYQVLQGLAFMHKHGFFHRDMKPENLLCMGPELVKIADFGLAREIRSRPPYTDYVSTRWYRAPEVLLHSTTYNSPIDIWAVGCIMAELYTFRPLFPGKSEIDEIFKICSVIGTPEKDDWPDGYQLAAAMNFKFPNFSRTSLTVLIPNASQEAVILMEDMLQWNPIKRPTAQQSLRYPYFQTSIPRIINSTKIGVTSQRDLVLNKVNLPPPVPKPYNYTQQEVLRSSMESRVQEKMMQQQQQQTILPLLNHNSYMRESNPQKLDEDEFAELLGSKIIPENVNAKLVPERLYKENRANWNANYLPENTQQSNGNWVLPAWNEPSTINWNQLQPSNVKNGRKASGKQHYIAVARYVAGPSASLASRNGDSDPNRPRLIRNLVGQPMEKYEEFTDSFWVPKNSVENQTRQYYIPRNRYLTDQSLRLPYPSVYGTQNIKNTNKGTHQPIAYGTVLNTKGSGSLHGRTDWAAKYLK; this comes from the exons ATGAAAATGAATcgatacataacgttaaaccAATTAGGGGATGGAACATTCGGTTCCGTTGTTCTTGGGGAACGCATCGATACCGGGGAAAAGGTTGCCATAAAAAGAATGAAGAGGAAATATTATTCGTGGGAAGAGGCGATGAATTTACGCGAAGTTAAA TCCTTGAAAAAGCTCAGTCACGCGAATGTAGTCAAATTAAAGGAAGTAATTCGTGAAAATGACGTGTTGTATTTCGTCTTCGAATATATGAAGGAGAATCTTTATCAACTAATGAAGGACAG GGACAAACTTTTCCCTGAGCCGGTAATCAAGAATATAGTGTATCAGGTGCTTCAAGGACTGGCGTTCATGCATAAACATGGCTTTTTCCACCGCGACATGAAACCTGAAAATTTATTATGTATGGGGCCAGAACTAGTGAAGATTGCTGATTTCGGCCTGGCCAGGGAAATACGTTCAAGGCCGCCTTACACGGATTACGTATCCACCAGATG GTACAGAGCACCGGAAGTGCTACTCCATTCCACGACTTACAACAGCCCGATCGACATTTGGGCGGTGGGTTGCATCATGGCCGAACTATACACGTTTCGGCCACTTTTCCCCGGGAAAAGCGAAATCGACGAAATCTTTAAAATATGTTCCGTCATTGGCACGCCGGAGAAGGATGATTGGCCAGACGGATATCAACTGGCTGCCGCTATGAATttcaagtttccaaatttttctCGCACATCGTTAACCGTTTTAATACCAAATGCTAGCCAAGAAGCAGTAATACTTATGGAAGATATGTTACAATGGAATCCTATTAAAAGGCCTACAGCACAGCAATCCCTAAG GTATCCCTATTTCCAAACGAGCATCCCGCGTATAATTAATAGTACAAAGATCGGTGTCACATCTCAACGAGATCTCGTTTTGAACAAAGTGAATCTTCCACCCCCTGTTCCTAAACCGTACAATTACACCCAGCAAGAAGTACTCAGGAGTTCGATGGAATCCAG AGTACAAGAGAAAATGatgcagcagcagcaacagcaaacGATACTACCTTTGTTGAACCATAATAGTTACATGCGCGAAAGCAATCCACAAAAATTGGACGAGGACGAGTTTGCCGAGCTCTTGGG TAGCAAGATCATTCCCGAGAACGTGAACGCAAAGCTAGTCCCAGAACGACTATACAAAGAGAACCGTGCCAATTGGAATGCCAATTATTTGCCAGAGAATACGCAGCAGAGCAACGGGAACTGGGTGTTGCCAGCTTGGAACGAGCCATCGACCATTAATTGGAATCAGTTGCAGCCATCAAACGTGAAGAATGGTCGAAAAGCATCGGGGAAGCAACATTACATCGCTGTGGCTCGATACGTCGCTGGTCCAAGTGCGAGTTTAGCGTCCAG aaACGGTGACTCCGACCCGAATAGGCCTAGATTAATACGGAACTTGGTTGGTCAACCAATGGAAAAGTACGAAGAATTCACCGATTCCTTCTGGGTACCTAAGAACTCTGTCGAGAATCAGACGAGACAATATTACATTCCACGAAATCGATACCTCACCGATCAAAGTTTAAGGTTGCCTTATCCCAGCGTTTATGGTACGCAGAATATCA aaaatacaaataaaGGAACACATCAACCAATCGCATACGGAACTGTGCTGAACACAAAAGGCAGCGGAAGTCTTCATGGTCGAACAGACTGGGCTGCTAAGTATCTCAAATGA
- the LOC126920690 gene encoding 2-oxoglutarate and iron-dependent oxygenase domain-containing protein 3-like: MTQETKKAKKKQVKKEKTNQKDEKSEENVKEDTSENIKLKYGPSVTFPYQRVWSRSALIFAVLFIVWYSSRQGKEIYLAKQKEILLSRTVNVRCSSDYEAEISTYPECVPERCGRIVTDKLVSSTETDVLLKMAVNGLNLAGSDGGASVLDLHSGALSKGQGFIDIYTLPEAKEVFDSADFAIYKVAKTKIQHAVAHNFGIPSNKIFLTKPTFFSRMTNVSAKTIHDEYWHPHVDKETYEFFHYTTLLYLSDFGRDFEGGRFMFVDKNNVKTVIEPRKGRVSMFTSGSENLHEVERVQSGTRYALTVSFTCDPNAAISDPNYRIKWEK; this comes from the exons ATGACACAAGAAACTaagaaagcaaaaaaaaagcaagtaaaaaaagaaaaaacaaaccAAAAGGATGAGAAAAGTGAAGAAAATGTAAAAGAGGACACAAGTGAAAATATCAAGTT AAAATATGGGCCCTCTGTAACATTTCCTTATCAGAGGGTATGGTCTCGTTCTGCCCTAATATTTGCAGTATTATTCATAGTTTGGTATAGTAGTCGACAGGGTAAAGAAATTTATTTGGCTAAACAGAAAGAGATTTTATTAAGTCGTACTGTGAATGTTAGATGCTCAAGCGATTATGAAGCTGAAATAAGTACATATCCTGAATGTGTACCTGAAAGATGTGGAAGGATAGTTACAGATAAATTAGTGTCATCGACAGAAACTGATGTTTTGCTGAAAATGGCAGTAAATGGTTTGAATTTAGCTGGTTCTGATGGAGGTGCAAGTGTTTTGGACCTTCATTCTGGTGCTCTGAGTAAAGGTCAAGGCTTTATAGATATTTACACTTTACCAGAAGCAAAAGAAGTATTCGATAGTGCTGATTTTGCAATTTATAA AGTAGCGAAGACTAAGATACAACATGCAGTAGCGCATAACTTTGGAATACcttcaaacaaaatatttttaacaaagcCTACGTTTTTTTCCCGAATGACTAATGTGTCTGCGAAAACGATACATGACGAATATTGGCATCCTCATGTTGATAAG gaAACATatgaatttttccattatacCACTTTACTTTATCTGAGCGATTTTGGAAGGGATTTTGAAGGAGGTCGATTTATGTTTGTAgataaaaataatgtaaaaactgTGATAGAACCTCGTAAAG GTAGAGTATCTATGTTTACTTCAGGTAGTGAGAATTTACATGAAGTTGAAAGAGTACAATCAGGAACTCGGTATGCGTTAACCGTATCTTTTACGTGTGATCCAAATGCCGCAATTTCTGATCCAAATTATCGAATAAAATGGGAAAAGTAA
- the LOC126920666 gene encoding serine/threonine-protein kinase ICK isoform X2, which produces MKMNRYITLNQLGDGTFGSVVLGERIDTGEKVAIKRMKRKYYSWEEAMNLREVKSLKKLSHANVVKLKEVIRENDVLYFVFEYMKENLYQLMKDRDKLFPEPVIKNIVYQVLQGLAFMHKHGFFHRDMKPENLLCMGPELVKIADFGLAREIRSRPPYTDYVSTRWYRAPEVLLHSTTYNSPIDIWAVGCIMAELYTFRPLFPGKSEIDEIFKICSVIGTPEKDDWPDGYQLAAAMNFKFPNFSRTSLTVLIPNASQEAVILMEDMLQWNPIKRPTAQQSLRYPYFQTSIPRIINSTKIGVTSQRDLVLNKVNLPPPVPKPYNYTQQEVLRSSMESRVQEKMMQQQQQQTILPLLNHNSYMRESNPQKLDEDEFAELLGKIIPENVNAKLVPERLYKENRANWNANYLPENTQQSNGNWVLPAWNEPSTINWNQLQPSNVKNGRKASGKQHYIAVARYVAGPSASLASRNGDSDPNRPRLIRNLVGQPMEKYEEFTDSFWVPKNSVENQTRQYYIPRNRYLTDQSLRLPYPSVYGTQNIKNTNKGTHQPIAYGTVLNTKGSGSLHGRTDWAAKYLK; this is translated from the exons ATGAAAATGAATcgatacataacgttaaaccAATTAGGGGATGGAACATTCGGTTCCGTTGTTCTTGGGGAACGCATCGATACCGGGGAAAAGGTTGCCATAAAAAGAATGAAGAGGAAATATTATTCGTGGGAAGAGGCGATGAATTTACGCGAAGTTAAA TCCTTGAAAAAGCTCAGTCACGCGAATGTAGTCAAATTAAAGGAAGTAATTCGTGAAAATGACGTGTTGTATTTCGTCTTCGAATATATGAAGGAGAATCTTTATCAACTAATGAAGGACAG GGACAAACTTTTCCCTGAGCCGGTAATCAAGAATATAGTGTATCAGGTGCTTCAAGGACTGGCGTTCATGCATAAACATGGCTTTTTCCACCGCGACATGAAACCTGAAAATTTATTATGTATGGGGCCAGAACTAGTGAAGATTGCTGATTTCGGCCTGGCCAGGGAAATACGTTCAAGGCCGCCTTACACGGATTACGTATCCACCAGATG GTACAGAGCACCGGAAGTGCTACTCCATTCCACGACTTACAACAGCCCGATCGACATTTGGGCGGTGGGTTGCATCATGGCCGAACTATACACGTTTCGGCCACTTTTCCCCGGGAAAAGCGAAATCGACGAAATCTTTAAAATATGTTCCGTCATTGGCACGCCGGAGAAGGATGATTGGCCAGACGGATATCAACTGGCTGCCGCTATGAATttcaagtttccaaatttttctCGCACATCGTTAACCGTTTTAATACCAAATGCTAGCCAAGAAGCAGTAATACTTATGGAAGATATGTTACAATGGAATCCTATTAAAAGGCCTACAGCACAGCAATCCCTAAG GTATCCCTATTTCCAAACGAGCATCCCGCGTATAATTAATAGTACAAAGATCGGTGTCACATCTCAACGAGATCTCGTTTTGAACAAAGTGAATCTTCCACCCCCTGTTCCTAAACCGTACAATTACACCCAGCAAGAAGTACTCAGGAGTTCGATGGAATCCAG AGTACAAGAGAAAATGatgcagcagcagcaacagcaaacGATACTACCTTTGTTGAACCATAATAGTTACATGCGCGAAAGCAATCCACAAAAATTGGACGAGGACGAGTTTGCCGAGCTCTTGGG CAAGATCATTCCCGAGAACGTGAACGCAAAGCTAGTCCCAGAACGACTATACAAAGAGAACCGTGCCAATTGGAATGCCAATTATTTGCCAGAGAATACGCAGCAGAGCAACGGGAACTGGGTGTTGCCAGCTTGGAACGAGCCATCGACCATTAATTGGAATCAGTTGCAGCCATCAAACGTGAAGAATGGTCGAAAAGCATCGGGGAAGCAACATTACATCGCTGTGGCTCGATACGTCGCTGGTCCAAGTGCGAGTTTAGCGTCCAG aaACGGTGACTCCGACCCGAATAGGCCTAGATTAATACGGAACTTGGTTGGTCAACCAATGGAAAAGTACGAAGAATTCACCGATTCCTTCTGGGTACCTAAGAACTCTGTCGAGAATCAGACGAGACAATATTACATTCCACGAAATCGATACCTCACCGATCAAAGTTTAAGGTTGCCTTATCCCAGCGTTTATGGTACGCAGAATATCA aaaatacaaataaaGGAACACATCAACCAATCGCATACGGAACTGTGCTGAACACAAAAGGCAGCGGAAGTCTTCATGGTCGAACAGACTGGGCTGCTAAGTATCTCAAATGA